The genomic interval GACAGGATGACCCACCAGATGGACGAGGCCATGCCGAAGAAGTAGAGGATCATGAAGAGGATGGTGCAGCCCTCCTTCTTGGTGCCCTGGGCCACCGTCTTGTACCCGTCGTCTTTGAACTTGTCTATGCACACGACCTTGTCTTCCAGGAGGAAGCCTGCCGTGTAGGCCACAGCCACCATGAAGTAGCAGCCTGACAAGAAGATGATCGGTCGCTCAGGGTAGCGGAATCTCCTCATGTCCACGAGGTAGGTGAGCACAGTGAACAGGGTGCTGACGCAACACAGAATAGACCAAATGCCCACCCACAGTTTACCAAACTTTAATTCCTCCTCACGGAAATACATCAGTCCGTTGGGCTTGGTTGCCTCGCATGGGGCTCCGCAGTCCTTTGCTCCCAAGAAATGGTAGTTGAGGTAGGCAGGGACCTGGAgttggagaggacaggagaagggcTGAGCTGATCGGGGAATGAATGGAGGTAAAGTCATGAGCTCGGGCAGGTTTGGAGTTGGGTCCGAggtaggtgtgtctgtgtcggaTGTGTTTTGACCGACACAAATCTCCCCGGCGCCGTGCACGGGGAAGTTCTCGCAGCGAAGTCTCTCGGGCCACTGGAAACCGAATTTATTCATGAGTGCCTCGCAGCCCTGGCGTGCGCGCTCGCACAGAGAACGGCATGGCGGAATGGCTTGCTCCAGAACCGTGCAAACAGGTGCATACATTGAACACAGGAAAAACTTCAGATCCATAGAACACTGCACCTTCACGAGGGGGTAAAACTGATGGACTTCTAGCCCTGCGTCCTCCTGATTTGTGTGACCGAGGAGATTTGGCATGATGGTCTGATTGTATGCAATGTCCGtgcagagagggatggatatGGGCTGACAAAACCCATGCTCCGGTATCGAAATGCCCTTTTCACCATGATATTGACTCGCGCACGGTTGAACAAGGGAAACGGCCAGCGCACACCCCGTTATCCAAATCCACTCCCAGGTTCTACTCACCGCCATTATAGCAGCCAAATGTTTGTTCTGTtcgaaaaaaaatgaaaaagttTTCTACACCAAGATCCGCAGTTCCTTCTCACGGCAAAATCCCCCCAAAATGCAGTCCTTTATTTCGTTTTCTTTATGGTTTTGAGTTAGTCGGAAAACGTATTGGGTAATCTTTTACTTCTACACTTGGTCACTTTCTTCTCACGCATTCCTTATTCCAAGACAGTTCCCAAAACTCTCTGAGAAAATGGAGGATTGCCGAATCTACTTACACTCCGCTTGACACACTTTACAGGTAATTATTCCACAACGTTACGTTTATTGTGCGTTACTCTAGACAGCAGCTGATCGATTTTCAGTTCACACAAAGATGTGGCCAAGAGTTATTTGAAATTCCTTCCGAGTCCTTGTCACATATTGCATCACTTACTTGGCTACTACACTGAAGTCTGTAAATCCTCATGACTTTTCATCGAGCTTCTTCAAAACTCAAATTAAATAATTATATCAAAAGGCGGCGTTCTTTTGTCTTCTGTGATGGTGTTGTAGTCTCGAGTGTATCTCCGTTAAGTTATTCTCTCTCCGTGAGGACCGGGGTTTGCCGAGTTGAGGATACCAATCAGATTGATTCCCCACACTCAACTGAGGTCTGTCGGTTTCAAGGTGCCCATTATTCAATACGTTGACTACTTCGCAGGGGCGCCTTAAAACTACAGTCCCTTCTCGTCCAATTGTGTGATTTGTTTTCTCTTAGATCTCGTCACCCATTGGAGTTTAGGCAAAAAGGGTGGAGTTGAAAGCAAAGGCAGGCCAACTCGTTGGAGTTGGACGTTATCGCTCGAAGAAAAACTTTTTTAACAATGAAATGTAGCGTAGACCTGAAAATGTATCTTTCTTTGCGGTAGTTATAAACTACCCTTTTAAAATTGTATCACACTCACATATGATTAAATATATGCCACACACAGTCAcgtcatttttttgttgttgacatatTTATGctgcagttatttttccaataaTGTTTATTGCTCTAATACGTTCGTGTAAATATCGTGCGAGGCACCGCGGGGGTGCATCATTGACTAACAGCGTTATGTTGAGAAATCTTTTTAGACCTAAACAGAAGGACCTGATTTACGATTCGCCTGTCCCTCGGCTTCTGTTCGTAGGAATTCCACAGGGTTAAGGCCTTTAAGACAGGAGTTTAAAGGCAATTACGGTAGTATTTATGGTATTGATTTAATATTGAGTGTGCAGTCTGTCACTGATAACTCATCTGTAAATGTGGGAGGAAAGAGTTGAACTAAACGGTAATGTTAACTGGGATTTATGTCTGTTCAGACATCAACATAAGTTGTGGATTTGTCCCTTTTCGGTTGTTTCTGTCATCTCATTCTGTGGGGGTGGCTGTAATGTGCAGGCAGTGCTGGTCTGCTTTTCTAAGATGGTGGTCCATGAGTGGAGGGAGCTTAGAGAGGAAGTGTCTCcgtaccctccctcctctccccctcttctcccatccttcccatccaccctctgctccttcccctctcttcttccccccctcctctacccccctcccctcctcctctcttccacccccccccccctccccaaatgGATATGTTGCTCAGAAGGGACTCTTTCTTCTCCATTCTGTTTTTCCGTCGGTGCTCCCCGAGAAAGATgtataccccccctcctcctgttacCCCCGGAGACCAACAGAACACAAGCCCAGAGGTCCgcaaatacagctatgtatttATAACAtccctctgaatccagcaagCCATATGGGAATGTTTTTGACTGGGGGCTCAAAGCAGGCTGAGTTTAAATGAGgagttctctctgtgtgtgcgtgtgtgtgtgtgtgtgtgtgtgtgtgtgtgtgtgcatgaaataAAACTGCTGTTTCTCAATGGCCCATTGCACCACTGCATCATTCTCCTGTACCGTGGTTCCCAGTGTACGTACATGCAAGAGAGAGGCTTCATGTTaggacacactcagacacttcTGAACCCCAGACTCCTCACAGGACCTCATGCTCATCAACTCTGCAGACCAAACCTCATTTGTTTTTaactacgagagagagagagagagagagagagagagagagagagagagagagagagagatgactaaatgtaaatgtaaagaaagaaagaaagaaagaaagaaagtgagacagaAATGTTCATCCAACTACTGCTGTCCAGCTTCCCACAATCTTTCTCAGAATGTTTTTGCTGTTCTGTGTCTCCTTCTGGCATCAGTGTGCTATCCTTCACACTACACTGTTGATCCCACAGGGGCCAGGGCCTCCTGGCTGTGTCCTGCATGTCTGTCGAGCATCATGAAAGAGGCAGGATCGAGCTTTACTTTGTGAGAGGATTTAGAAAGATAAGAGTTGTTCGTTTGAGGTCTTATCTGGTTGGCTTATGATGTTTTTGtgagaaaaaaaggagagagaggggggggggtaaagataGAATTAGCCTCAATCATCTCAGATTTAACCGACAGGCCTTGGTTGAAAAATTAAAACTCAATCAATAAATCATGCTTTGCTGCCCATCAGTCTGGATGACTACAGTTCAGCTATTGATTCATTTACAGAATTCTCAGTCATGAATACAAATGAAAACTCCCCTCTCCCTGATCAACCATGGATGTGTGCTTAACATATGCATGGGAGCCCAGAGAGGTCCAGCCCAGACATCGTCCATATGAGATCATATTTAGGGACCGAACGAGGACGAGATGAAACCCCAACAAGTTGTCACCCTTGCCACTTTGTCTCAACACCAACATGGCAGtggaaccaaacacacacaaagtattGGACTTAGAAATGAACTAATAAACCTCTTCCTGACCTACTGTATGACAGTGTAGAGCGTCAGTCCATGGTCCCAGAGTTAGTGGAgcctgtgtgagagagtcaTGTGGTTTGGGAAGAGGTCACGTAGGGGtcagggcctgggcctggaTATGCAGTTCAGGCTTCGGGCTGGTTTCAGAGGTTAACTCTAAATACCCcttacacacatttacatctaTGTGTAGAATATAAACCGTTTCTCTGCTCCAACCACTGAAATCCTGTTGGAACTGGGCACTTCTGGACCTAGATTCGTAGCTGCTGTGCTTACTATATGCACTATTTAgtgtaataatataataaataaGGCATGGTTACAGGCATGATTTTAATAacagccccccccaccaccacctgttTCATACTAAACCCCATCTAGGCTTGGGGCAAAGCACCAGCCTGATCACTCCTTCCTTCATTTGTATGATT from Osmerus eperlanus chromosome 21, fOsmEpe2.1, whole genome shotgun sequence carries:
- the LOC134007404 gene encoding frizzled-7-A-like, whose protein sequence is MAVSRTWEWIWITGCALAVSLVQPCASQYHGEKGISIPEHGFCQPISIPLCTDIAYNQTIMPNLLGHTNQEDAGLEVHQFYPLVKVQCSMDLKFFLCSMYAPVCTVLEQAIPPCRSLCERARQGCEALMNKFGFQWPERLRCENFPVHGAGEICVGQNTSDTDTPTSDPTPNLPELMTLPPFIPRSAQPFSCPLQLQVPAYLNYHFLGAKDCGAPCEATKPNGLMYFREEELKFGKLWVGIWSILCCVSTLFTVLTYLVDMRRFRYPERPIIFLSGCYFMVAVAYTAGFLLEDKVVCIDKFKDDGYKTVAQGTKKEGCTILFMILYFFGMASSIWWVILSLTWFLSAGMKWGHEAIEANSQYFHLAAWAVPAVKTITILALGQVDGDLLTGVCYVGIYNVDALRGFVLAPLFVYLFIGTSFLLAGFVSLFRIRTIMKHDGTKTEKLEKLMVRIGVFSVLYTVPATIVIACYFYEQAFREQWEKTWHTQTCKRFAVPCPAHNFAPMTPDFTVFMIKYLMTMIVGITSGFWIWSGKTLQSWRRFYKRLSNTNQGETTV